The genomic DNA acatatcgaggcttgacaaagccttgactcaggggtatacgttaagtgatactttgatagcagttatgtgatatatttgttgaactaggctttcagctcagatctgtgcgcgttcttggtgttgggatgacgttggccaatcgtgaaacctattttaaaacaattacttccgcattcatgagcgatagcttaatctacactgtggtcttttttgtgtctaacctataacatcaaataaatcaattgtcatcagttgttgtatggtatgcacgtccatagtgggatatttgcacgcactattaaagcgcattcgagatccaaaatgttagtagaggcggagctccacctgtacgatatatgacagaatcctacacgtgagagaacttcgtttttaagacaattgattggtcagtgtgcggtagattacacgatttgagctataacttagcacataacctcctcccgaccaggtttggttgacagcataagataccatggtgatatagcgacactaaaacagatacactttcgtgtcacagcatagcctggctttgagcgcaacatacctcgctaacccactaatcgagattcgtagtacacacCACAGATCAGCTTCCTTTTGACTATAATACAAATATAGACCACAAAACAGTCCCTATGTAACAGCCCTGCCTCGTTCCAACAGCAATTCCCTGACTCCACCCACCAGATCATTATCCCCTGTCTACTAATTCAGTGTCTCGTTTCAGTTAACCCCCTGCACCTGAACACACCCCTATTTAAACCCTCCTGTTCTGCCTCCCTTTGTGTTGCCTTTAGTTCAAACGCTGAAGGACTGGTTGTCACTGCTCTGTTTGCTGCTCTCGTTGAACTTGTTACGTTTTCAACTTTCTGGATTATCTTCTGTGTTTGTTATTGCCCTCATGCAAGTTTTGTTTCTTGATTCAAAGTCAAGTCCTGCATTTGCGTCCGGCCTGGTCATTCCTTGACAGAAGGCAACACCGTCTCATGGACGCAGCGGACATCCTGTTACCGATAGGACGAGCTAGACCCTTTTGGACCACCATCACCACATCTGGACCTAGGCCAGGTAGTGGCTACCCAACAACAAAATCTGATGGAGATTCGATCTACCCTTGATGAGGTCATCCGTGAAGTCCGACGGATCAGCGCAACCCAGCCCCAGCCTCcggtcatgtcatgtcatctcCAGCACGGGGCCCGATTACTGAAACTGTCCGTCCCTCTGACTCCCCAGTGAAGCTTCCGGATCGCTATGACGGCAAACCAGCAGATTGCCATGGTTTTATTATCCCGTCGTGTCAGCTGTATTTCGCCCACCAACCCGACCTTCCAGACTCTGTGAAGATTGCAACTATGATTTCTCGTTTATCCGGAAAGGCCTTGCAGTGGGTCTACCGCAGTTTGGGAGAGTGGGGGTTGTGATGTTACCTCACATGCCCGCTTTGAAGCCCTCTTCCGTGCTGTCTTCGACCATCCAGATGAGGGAAGAGAGGCTGGTGACAAACTGCTGCAACTCAGACAAGGCTCACAGTTGgcggcagaaaggctaggcaatcaaggacatgggtagatggaggagaaatcaaaaataataaataaaaagttctatggagatgtgcaaaagttggagaaagtcagggctgtgtgtgtagatgtgtgtgtgtggactcaaaaacacagccttggggagcaccagtttttaatgagtcagatgtcagacccccactcccgtgacacagggtggtgttcagtcctaagatCTTTGTGACCAAGAAATGCTGaactaatgaaaataaataggacataattcccattcccctcctccgcatagggtgagggataatgtttttttcacaagcttctcaaaacacttcatcactggaGACGTCCAGGGCTACTAGGCGGTAGTCaatcagacatgatggacttttgtttttcggtactggaacaataacagactgcttgaggcaagtaggaactgtctcttgagccaatgatgtgttaaatatataagtgaacacaggagctaactgagcagcgcaggatttcaaaaccctgttagaaaattccatccggtccagcatcTTTTCTAATTAACCCTCCCAAAGGCATTGCTCATAtggacctcagagacacagaaaggtgcatcctcatttgcttcacatgctgcagctagtgcaagatgGTCTGtgtttcatgtcaaagcgagcataaaaagcattaatcTTTTTCAGGAAGTTCATCAGGAGGAGCTTAACtcacacattcatcataggagggactttctttcaaagcggTGATGGTTcgggagtcctttccacactcatCCTGGATCACCCTCAAGAAATcggcttcaactctgtctctataagcTTAGCATCTTTTAAAGCTctcgtaaactataagatgctgctttgtaatcagtgtgtgtgtgtgttttggttatGGTTAGacatgtgatgaaataagaaaataaatacttccgtaaactcattgaaagggtctgtagcatagggtgagtgatgtggaggaatgtagacagcggTGAATatttcttgaactgtgtgtaaacTCACGGGGTTCAGGTAGAAGGgttcagggtgcgtgtgttgttgtctattcaacacttcttgcaattctgaaaccgcagcatctgtgttggcttgtggaggaatgtagacacCCGTTGAATATTacgctagatgttctagatgaggcgagcaggactttgagagaacggtgacatttctaggatcacaccacttgtTGTTAGTCATGATGCAAACACTGCCacctttcgattttccagattcctcagtcctgtcagagcgagcagcagagaaaaactccaccggagtgatggcacagtccggtacaagttcagttagccatgtctcagtaaagcatagaatgttacagtTCCTGATGTCTCTAtgaaactgtatcctcgctcttagttcatccatcttgttcacaagagactggacattggctaggagaatgctaggcagtggaggcctatgAGCTCTATTCCTCAATCTGTTACGGGCCCGGCTCGtttttcctctgtgtttttcCTTCTGCGCCAGATCGTCTCCATAGTTCCCCTGATGCATCTCGAGAATCTCAGTTAGCCAGGTAGAAATGTCGATTAAAACATCCcgaaacaaaaaaggcaattAATTTCCGATGTTTCTAAGTGTAACGCCATCATACgtaatcagtgcagtggaaaagtgcaaaaaattagGGGTTAATAAAAGGTAAGAGTAAATACTACTTGCGCCATGGCAACCCTATAGTTCGTTATCCACTCCCATTAGTTCCATCAGCAGTCGAGCAAGTTCGGGGTTCTCGATTCTTCACCAAACTAGACCTTAGAAGTGCGTATAATCTTATACCCATTCGAGAGGGTGATGAATGGAAGACCGCCTTTAGCACCACATCAGGTCACTACGAATATCTTGTCATGACATACGGTCTTGCTAACGCTCCTTCTGTTTTTCAGGCAATGGTCAATGACGTACTTCGTGACATGCCAGGGCGATTTGTCATTACTTACATTGATGATATTCTgattcattctccctctctagCAACGCATATTGAACATGTTTGTCTGGTCCTGGCTCGTCTCCTGCACCACCACCTCTATGTGAAACTGGAGAAGTGTGTTTTCCACCAAACCACCATCCCATTCCTTGGCTATGCCATCGGCCCTGAGGGTGTCGAGATGGAAGAGAAGAAAGTTAGCACGGTAAGAGATTGGCAGGAACCCAAGACTGTGAAGGAGTTACAGCGTTTTCTTGGGTTCTCAAATTTCTACTGGCGTTTCATCAGAAGTTTTAGTTCTGTTGTTGGCCCCCTCACAGCTCTCCTCAGGGGCCAGCCACGTCGCCTCAGCTGGAACGCACAGGCCAGGACTGCCTTCGATCAGCTTAAGGAGCGTTTCACCACGGCGCCGATACTGAAGATGCCTGACCCACAGAAGCAGTTTGTGGTAGAGGTGGATGCCTCGGAGGTGGGTGTGGGGGCAGTGTTGTTCCAGAGACATGGTTCACCACCCAAATTGTACCCATGTGCCTTCTTTTCCAGAGTCCTTTCTCCTGCTGAGAAGAATTATGATGTAGGAAATCGGGAGTTGTTGGCGGTCAAGCTGGCGCTCGAGGAGTGGCGACATTGGCTGGAGGGGTCCCGGGAGCCATTTCTTGTCCTGACCGATCACCGAAATCTTGAGTACATCAAGACAGCAAAGCGCTTGAACCCACGTCAAGCCAGATGggctctcttcttttctcactTTGACTTATCCATTACTTTCCGTCCAGGATCCAAAAACGGCAAAGCTGATGCCCTGTCCAGGATTCATGGAACAACTGAGTCCTCTGCCAGTGACAAGACGATCATTGCACCATCGCTGATTGTGGCCCCTGTCCTATGGGACATTGAAGAAGAGATCCAGCGGGCCCTTGCCACCACGCCTGCACAGCCAAACCAGCCAGATAACAGAACCTTTGTTCCACTTGCTTTCTGGGACAGACTGATCATCTGGGCCCACACTTCACTATCCTCAGGACATCCTGGAATCACAGGTACAATTGATCTTCTTTCCTCTAAATACTGGTGGCCTACCCTGTCAGCTGATGTGAAGCGCTATGTCCTGTCATGCTCTCTCTGTGCCCCACGGGAGCTGCCCCTGCTGGGAAGTTGATGCCCTTGCCAATTCCACAGAGACCATGGTCCCACATAGCTGTGGATTTCGTCACAGATCTTCCAGTGTCGGATGGTAACACCACGGTGTTAGTGGTTGTAGACAGACTCAGGTTACCACCCAGAGTCCAACGGTCAAGCAGAGCGAACCGTCCAGGAGCTAGAACAATTCCTGAAAACCTACTGCCACCACAGACAACATGATTGGTCCCAATTCCTGCCCTGGGCAGAGTATGCCCGTAATTCTTTACGTCACTTGTCAACTGGTTTAACCCCTTTTGAGTGTGTTTTAGGATATCAGCCCCCTCTCTGTCCGTGGAACCCAAGCCAGACGGAAGCCTCAGCAGTGGATGATTGGTTTAGACATGCTGAACAGGTCTGGGAGATGGCCAATGTCCAGTTACAGAGAGCGGTTCATCAACAGAAGATCCAAGCTGATCGCCACCGCAGGGAGGCTCCtgaattgaccgatcccaagcccctcctcccattgtcagtcccatagttactgttgctaagtcggACATGTTTGCAGGAAAGTGTGCGAGAACGCGTGTTCAACATGGGAAGCAGCACCCCATTTAGCCGAAAAGCAACAGTGTATGCTGGATTTCTGAAGGCCaagtaatattgatatattaaaaaaacaggtcagaaaggccttcagtatgcagaaggacacattcacaatgtcCGCGGTCATCAACGAGGTGGAGCACCACAAATTGAGGACAAACAAATCCGGTGTCATGGATCTTAATGGGATGCATGTTAACTGGATAAACAATTAGCACGTTATCTCGAGTAGGTAGTTTACCTTATTTGCTGCAGATGTGACTCTGATTCAATAAACAGGTCTGTGCGAACATATGGTGTTGACGTGTctataacaaaatctaaccatattTCGAGGATTAATAGAAGACGGGACCAAGTGCTGCAGATCCAATTGGTTCCCACGCAACTTGGGAGAGTGACTAGCTTGTTAAGCAGCTCAtgttggggaggtggagagatagcTTTTCTTCGGTCGGCCGATAGCctacttattattttgaatggctgctttagaaggagttcaaataaacatgatagaagtgtattgaaaagaaaccaTTCCGAGTTCAAACCCATACCACGCATGACATATCTGCAGTTTGCAGACGTGATTTGTCTTGCACTAGACTTCATCAGTGCCCGCTTATGCTATAATTAATTTAAATGTGGgcaatgtagtagcctaggtctaGGCTAATATTGGAGATTTTGAGACTACATAGCATAGTTTTGAATCTGCACATGATTCGATCTGTAGAAGACATTGGCTAGCTCTCGTTCAGCCATCAATAATGCATCGCAGTAGGCTATTATTGCGTTTGTTCAAAAAATGATCATTAgcttatttctgtgaacagtcttctatcccaagttaaacatggcaaggtagCAAAGCTGAAAGTATTCTTCTTGTTGGTAAGCATGACACGTGATTAACGGTGTAGCCTTTTGGCTAGTCTTCCAATCGTATGAATGTGCAAGTTCAGTTCCTACAAGGTAGGTATAATGTTTTGCGTAGGCTTATGTTGACGTTTCAACAATGGAAACCAGatttagttatgtttttgtgtgtagttatgaacacaaataaagggAACATTTTCGTACACACTCAGATTTCTTTACTTAAAGTAACAGCTTATCTAAAGTTATGCAaagttaggcctatgtgtgaACGTTTCACACAGTCAGGATATCGGATGTCACTTCTACAAGTATCCCAGGCTTATCTTTGAACCTTTTTGAgctctttagttatttagttacttAGGCTACTCGCAAAAGAAGCATTATAGCATTCGCATAACCGGCGTATTGtcctacccatgtccttgattgcctagcctttctgcccccccccagtcctcattgtgacatagtaaaagggggcggggcttgggatcggtctaTACCAACCCGGAGACAGAGTCTGGCTGTCAACTCGAGACCTGAGGCCTCGTCTACCCTGCAAAAAACTCAGTCCACGATTTATAGGACCCTTTAAGGTTCTACGCAAAGTTAACCCGGTGTCATACACCTTGCAGTTGCCCATGAATTATAAAATCTCACCTACCTTCCATGTGTCTCTCCTCAGGCCAGTAACACCAGGTCCCCTGTCTGATGCCGTTCCTCGGGACACTCCACCTCCCTGTCTGGAGATCGATGGGACATCTGCCTATTCTGTGCGTGCTCTCCTCGATTCCAGACGCCGTCAAGGCCACATGCAATACCTGGTTGACTGGGAGGGGTATGGTCCCGAAGAGCGATGTTGGGTTGGCCGGGATGACATCCTGGATCCGAATCACGGAATTTCACCGGACGCATCCAAACCGCCCGGCACCTCGCCCACGGGGACGGCCTGCCGGTCGGCGCCCTCTCGCGGCTGGAGCAGCTCGTCAGAGGGGGGGTACTGTAACAGCCCTGCCTCGTTCCAACAGCAATTCCCTGACTCCACCCACCAGATCATTATCCCCTGTCTACTAATTCAGTGTCTCGTTTCAGTTAACCCCTTGCACCTGAACACACCCCTATTTAAACCCTCCTGTTCTGCCTCCCTTTGTGTTGCCTTAGTTCAAACGCCGAAGGACTGGTTGTCACTGCTGTGTTTGCTGCTCTCGTTGAACTTGTTACGTTTTCAACTTTCTGGATtatcttctgtgtgtttgttattgccCTCGTGCAAGTTTTGTTTCTTGATTAAAAGTCAAGTCCTGCATTTGCTTCCGGCCTGGTCATTCCTTGACAACATTTGCCATGGCAAAACATTTACATCCATTTGTATTGTCTTCTTACTACAGTATGTGACCCTGTTTATTATCTATTAAAGGCTTCTTTACTTTTAGACTCTTGGCTTTTTGCAATCCTCCATAATTTGTTTAAAATACCCATCAATCTGTTAAAAGTAGGCTATGTGGTTTAGAGTTTTAATTGAAAACCTCAGCTTGTGTATTCAGAGCTGTGAGGAAAAAATGTGCTTCATAGTTCAGTTACAATAGCATGTAAATGATTACCATGATTTTTGGTTAAAATTTAAAACTTAAATGCTTCTTTAAAGTTTGTTAGTTTCCTGGCCAGAGGTATTTCTTCCTGACATTATCTGTCCTGCATGCCACACTTAACATACTGTAATTGACAACAGAAGCAATTCTATGAATAAGCTGTAGATCTATGTGAGTATGTTGCCATACTGAAAGGATCTGTATTAATGTTTTTGAGTAAATCAAAGTCAAATGCATTAACATATAACTTTGTTAATGTTTTATTGTGGTACAATATCGAAATGTATAACTCTGTATTATAAAACAATAGACAAGTCGATATACCTGTATCTAACATAAATAAACTTTTACTATAACTTTCAAAACTGTGGTCTACAGATATTTTCACATAAAAGTcacaactcacaaacacacttgaaAAAAGGTACAGAGATATTTGTTCAAAAACAACTTATAACACTCTCACtagggctgcaacaattaattGATTACTAATTTATAGTTGTCAATTTTTTAATTATTCGGCAACTATTTTGGTTATCGGTTAATCGGTTTTAagcaatatatataatatatataaaaactaGAAAGTAGAAAAGAGGCTGCAGCACACTGATTAATGTGCACCCTTTACCAGTGCAAAgtgcaaacagatcaactttCCGACACAGCTGTGTCTTTGCTAGAGTCAAAGTGAATGTTTTCAGCTTTACTTACTCCTCTATGACAGTAACCTAAATACCTTTGGTGTGTGAacaaaacaaggcatttgagGACATAATCTTAGACTTTGGGAAACaccatgggcggactggccatctggcataccgggcattttcccggtgggctgacgcaccttttgggccgatagaataggctatatataatttaatcattttggccaacgatcggcccaaaggaaggacaatcagtCCCACTGGTTACCCATATTGACCCCccatccaataacagctcacgccaggcccacccctcgcattttggcacagagccaggattttgtgagccatcagaagttaatcgaagttgcctacacgaaattgcggcgaatgccggtagtgacaatagtgcaaaagtaacaccaatgaaaattcaaaaatacaatattgcaagtaggctagcaaatgtcagcaacatgttgaagttcgttgagtttgaacgaggatgtaagcatacagagggacagtgagcatgTGGTGGAGCCTtactgacgatgatgattatgatgacttattaattgcgataatgacGTGGTTATGATAACAAACAGCGtaacttaaatgttctaaatgaatgatttgcaacacaggacagcaaaagagtgtcaaatcgatgttaattgttggtcagattgatcagtttttGTCAGACGtccaaaattcaacatctttggtatgagtggtggttggtctctaaGTAGAGCGTCGAAAGGGTTGTATCTTGGAAGGGtaattatcatggtaaagatgggctaaaagactgtagactgacggaaatgtaggctacaaaacatcaagtcatattcatgcacaagccaactaatatacggtaacctatacgataggctactggaagacattaaagataattatttaatgtagctataatgttccaaaatgtaccagcaatgtagtataggccaggggttcccaaacttttccacgacaaggccccccaaatatcactaggttctggccaaggacccccttgatgtgttattaaacccatcgacaatactacgacaaatgtaaaaatacattaagctaatcctaataattattttagccacaagcacttcgcgatggagcacacagtgtgtaaaaattgcatttggggctttctgctatatgagagctatcactttactattattcccagtcattatcatgaaaaatataatgttcagatatgcgacaaattattctaatggcattgtataacaacccttaTAGTAAaaggtatattttacatttttcaaatgtatttatttgtttcttttatttttccttccaacttgctgaggcccccctggcacccgctcgcggcccccactttgaaaaccactggtatagcctacaggaattaaatatttccagcaacagccctatttattttgtgttgtttcagttgtcttaCAGTGATTAACGTCTACTACAATCTAGgtaatttagctctttacacGTAGGCAAATTCAGTaactgtttggtgctgctgtcagttgagcattgtatagtttaaatgtagcctattgaataatttgaaatgatactttgaattcaagcagaaactcttctttaataattgcttgtatagcctaggctacttgaatatggagatcatgtactccatggctacctctgatcagtgaGAGAGGTAGCCAATGAGGCctatcactttcagtgctccatgacagttgaaaatatatgcatatttaagggttTTAACGACCGATTtggggccgcttgggccaaatataccagggccgatttttggtcccagtccgcccctgggaAACACGATTCATCGTgaaaataattga from Alosa alosa isolate M-15738 ecotype Scorff River chromosome 20, AALO_Geno_1.1, whole genome shotgun sequence includes the following:
- the LOC125284984 gene encoding uncharacterized protein LOC125284984 gives rise to the protein MPSALRVSRWKRRKLARPVTPGPLSDAVPRDTPPPCLEIDGTSAYSVRALLDSRRRQGHMQYLVDWEGYGPEERCWVGRDDILDPNHGISPDASKPPGTSPTGTACRSAPSRGWSSSSEGGYCNSPASFQQQFPDSTHQIIIPCLLIQCLVSVNPLHLNTPLFKPSCSASLCVALVQTPKDWLSLLCLLLSLNLLRFQLSGLSSVCLLLPSCKFCFLIKSQVLHLLPAWSFLDNICHGKTFTSICIVFLLQYVTLFIIY